Genomic segment of Candidatus Rokuibacteriota bacterium:
CCACGGATATCAGCATGATCAACCGTCGCAGTTACAGGCTCCGTCTCTTCCGATGGTTCGAGCAACCACCATGAAGGAGGAACACGACCACCGCTCCTGGCGTCATCACCTACTTGACAGCGGAAGTCATATCAACGCCCGCCTTTACGAAGACCTCGCGCGGAAGAACGCGCACCTCAGCGTCCTGTTCGAGACGGCGCGGCAGGCCACCGCCAGCCTGAACCTCGCCGATATCCTGCCCCAGCTGGCCAAGTCGGCGCCCGAGCTGATAGGCGCCGATGCCAGCTCCATCCGCCTCCTGGATCGCTCAGGAACCCTCCTGGAGGCGGTGGCCCATCATGGGGTGAGCGAAGCCTTTGCCAACCGGGGACCAGTCCGGCCCGGTGAAGGGGTGATGGCGCTTGCCGTTCAGGATGGTCAAGCGGTGTTCGTGGAGGACCTGCAGCAAGAGCCGCGCTACGCATACCCGCAGGAAGCTCGGGCGGAGGGGCTCCGCTCCGCTGTTGTTGTAGCGCTTCGGTCCGGCGATCGGACCATCGGGACGCTGTCGGTCTACTATCGGGCCACTCACCGCTACACTGCGCAGGAGGTCGATCTCCTCGCTCAGTTCGCCAACCTGGCCGCCATCGCCATCGAGCGGTCACGCCTATTCGACGAGCTGAAGCGATCCTACGAGGAGGTCCAACACACTCAGGAGCAGCTCGTCCGGTCCGAGAAGTTCCGCGCCCTGGGCGAAATGGCGGGTGGGGTGGCGCACGACTTCAACAACCTCCTCACGGCCATCCTGGGGCGGACCCAGTACCTGCTCCTGCAGCTCGATGAGGGCGAGGTGCCTCCCAAGGAGGTCCGGCGAAACCTCACGGTGGTGGAGCGGGCGGCGCTGGATGGGGCCGAGACGGTGCGCCGGCTGCTGGAGTTCACACGCGCCACGCCACGACCGGGGGAGGCCGTGGCGGTGGATGTCAACGAGCTGCTTGTCCAGACCGTGGAGGTCTCTCGCCACCGGTGGAAAGACGAGGCCGAGGCCAAGGGCCACGAGATTCAGGTGGTGCTGGAAACCGGTGGGGTGCCGCCGGTAGCGGGGAACCCGGCCGAGCTTCGGGAAGTGCTGCTGAACCTCGTATTCAACGCCATCGACGCCATGCCCCACGGGGGCACGCTCACGCTGTCAAGCTGGACCGGCGATGGCGCGGTCTGTCTGGGAGTCAGGGATACAGGGGTCGGCATGTCGCCGGAAATCCGGCAGCGGATCTTCGACCCGTTCTTCACGACCAAGGGGCCGAAGTCGAGCGGGCTCGGCCTCAGCGCCTGCTACGGCATTATCCACCGCCACGAAGGAGAGATCACTGTGGAGAGCAAGGAAGGGCAGGGGACGACGTTCACGGTCAGGCTTCCGCTTCGGCCTGCGCCCCCGCCCCGAGCTGTGGAGACGCCTCGCGCTCAAGGGGGACGTCTGCGCATCCTGGTCGTGGACGATGAGGCCGACGTGCGGGAGACACTCCAGGACATCCTGGCGGCCGCTGGGCATGAGATGTGTGTGGCCGGAAGCGGAGCCGAGGGCCTGGAGACCTTGGAGCGCCAGCCTGTGGATGTGGTGCTCACCGACCTCGGGATGCCGGGCATGACCGGGTGGGAGGTGGCGGATCGGATCAAGGCCCGCTGGCCTCATCTGAAGGTGGCGCTCATCACGGGGTGGGGTGTCCGGATAGAGCCCGCGGAGCTGGAGACCCACGGCGTGGACTTCCTCATCGCCAAGCCGTTTCAGGTGAAGCAGATCCTCCGCACCGTCTCTGATATCGCCCAGCCCCGGGAATCGAGCGAACCCGCAGCGCGATTCCAGCTTCGGGTCGTCGGGGGGCAAGCCCGACCTGAGGCGAACCATGCGGAAGGTTGACACGAAGGAGGGGACGGTCTTGGATCTCAACCGGCCTACCGGCCGCGGGGCCCCCGTAGAGCGAGCGATGGTCCTGGTGGTGGAGGATGAGCCACGAGTGCGGGAAGTCGTCGAGGCACATCTGACGGCGCTGGGCTACTGTGTCGTGACCGCGGCCTCCGCGGAAGCCGCGCTCAAGCTCGTGGATCGGACCGTGCCGGACCTGGTCCTCACGGACGTCCACATGGGGGCGATGAGCGGCGTGGAGCTGTGCGCGCGTCTGAAGGCCGATCCCCGGTTTCAGCTCGTCCCTGTGATCCTGCTGACCGGGGTGGCCGATCTTCAGGCGCGCGTGGCCGGGCTGGCTGCGGGAGCTGACGACTTCTTCGCGAAGCCCTTCGATTTCGTCGAGTTGCAGACCCGGGTGGCGGCGCTCCTCCGGGTCAAGTCGCTCCTTGACCAGCTCGAGCGGGCGGAGAGCGTGATTACCACGCTCGCGTTGACCATCGAGGCCAGAGATCCCTACACCGGCGGACACTGCGAACGCCTCGCCCGGTACGCGGTGGCTCTGGGGCAGGCCCTTGGGGTGGACGAGCCGACGCTCAAAGCGCTCCGGTTAGGGGGCTACCTGCATGATCTGGGGAAAATCGCCGTCCCGGACGGGATTCTGCTCAAGCCCGGACCCCTGGACCGCGAGCAGCGGAAGCGGATTCAGGCCCACCCGGTCATGGGAGCCGATCTGATCCGAGGGCTCCGGACCCTGGACGGAGTCAGATCTATCGTCCACCATCACCATGAGCACTGGGATGGCTCGGGGTACCCTGACGGGCTCGCCGGCGAGGCGATCCCGCTCGGCGCCCGGATCATGGCGGCGGTGGATGTCTACGACGCGCTCCGCACCGCCAGACCGTACAAGGGTCCGCTCGCTCATGCCGAGGCGCTCTCGATCCTTCTCCGGGAGACGGATGCGGGGTTCTGGGACCCACGCGTCGCCACCACCTTCGTGGAGGTTCTTGAAGACTTCGGCGGCTGATGCCGCTCGCCATGACTTCGTTCGTAGCTTCCGGGCCCTCTACCAGCCCACCCCGTATTTCTTTGTTCCGCTCGCATCTGTCTTGAGCTAACCTGTCCACGGTCGGCCCGTAGTTCACGGACTAGCCTCATGAACCCAGAACGTGGCCACCAGACAGCGCCGGGGCCCCTGGCCCCGGCGGGGGGCGAGATCCTCGCCCTTTCAGAGGCGGTGCGCCTGCTTACCGGAACCCTCGATCTGTCCGAGGTCCTCCAACGGTTCACCGAGCTGGGTCAGGCCCGCCTCGGGGTGGACGTGGTACGGATCTGGCTCTGGGAAGGTGCGTCGGGCGAGGTTCACCTCAAGGCCCAGGCCGGCGTGACCCGGGAGCCCGGCGAGTACCGGATGAGCCTGAGGACCGGTGAGGGGTTGGTGGGCTGGATCGTCGAGCACCGGTTGCCTCTGGTTGTTCCCGACCTCAAAGTGGATCCCCGGCTCAGGAACCGCGCGTGGATGATGGCAGAGGGCCTCGTATCCTTCCTGGGGGTCCCGCTGCTGATCGAGGATGCGCCGGTGGGAATCCTGGCCGCGATGAGCCGCCAGCCGCGGGATTTTTCTCCCGAGGATGTGGCCCTGGCCGAGGCGCTCGCGGCGCCGGCTGCCATCGCGATCAGAAACGCTCGCCTCTACCACCAGGCGGAAGAGCGTGCCCGGAAGCTTACCGCGCTCAGCGCGCTGACCCGCCTCATCACCTCCGCCACTGACAGCCAGCAGGTGTTCCACGCTGTGGCACAGGCCGCGGCCACCCTCCTCGGGGCCAGGATGGCCCGTGTGTGGGTGGACGATCCCGCCAGCGGGGGGCTCCGAGCCCGGGTGAGCTTCGGCATCGACGCGATGGCCGAGCGATTCATGGTCGACCTTCCCACTATCCAGTACGGCCGGGGGGTGGTCGGGAGCGTCTTCGAGTCGCGCGTGGCCGAGTATGTCATCGACGTCCAGGAGGACCCGCGCTTCCTCGAGCCGCGTCTGGCCAAGGAAGCCGGGCTTCACGCGTTCGCCGCGCTCCCGCTGATCTCGGGCGAACGGGTCGTTGGGGTCCTCGCCATCCTCTTCGACGACCGGCGCCAGTTCGCCCCCGAGGAGAAAGAGCTGATGAGTCTCCTGGCGGACCAGGCGGCCATCGCCATCGGCAACGCCCAGCTCCTCCAGGAGCTGAGGACCGGCCAGGACCGCCTCGAGGCTCTGTTGCAGGTCAGCCGGCAGCTCTCGCGCATCCAAGCGCTGGAGTCGCTGCTCAGCGCCATCGCGGAAGCCTGCGGCCAGCTCCTCGATTCCAACTCGGTGGGCATCCGGCTCGTGGAAGGGAACGAGCTGATGCGCGTGGGGACCTGGGGCGATGCCAAGGAAGCGATGCCGGTGGAGCGGCTGAAGATCGGGGAGAGCCTCACGGGGATCGTCGCGGCGACCGGCGAGCCCCTCCTGGTCATGGACCCGGCGAACGATCCCCGGC
This window contains:
- a CDS encoding response regulator, producing the protein MKEEHDHRSWRHHLLDSGSHINARLYEDLARKNAHLSVLFETARQATASLNLADILPQLAKSAPELIGADASSIRLLDRSGTLLEAVAHHGVSEAFANRGPVRPGEGVMALAVQDGQAVFVEDLQQEPRYAYPQEARAEGLRSAVVVALRSGDRTIGTLSVYYRATHRYTAQEVDLLAQFANLAAIAIERSRLFDELKRSYEEVQHTQEQLVRSEKFRALGEMAGGVAHDFNNLLTAILGRTQYLLLQLDEGEVPPKEVRRNLTVVERAALDGAETVRRLLEFTRATPRPGEAVAVDVNELLVQTVEVSRHRWKDEAEAKGHEIQVVLETGGVPPVAGNPAELREVLLNLVFNAIDAMPHGGTLTLSSWTGDGAVCLGVRDTGVGMSPEIRQRIFDPFFTTKGPKSSGLGLSACYGIIHRHEGEITVESKEGQGTTFTVRLPLRPAPPPRAVETPRAQGGRLRILVVDDEADVRETLQDILAAAGHEMCVAGSGAEGLETLERQPVDVVLTDLGMPGMTGWEVADRIKARWPHLKVALITGWGVRIEPAELETHGVDFLIAKPFQVKQILRTVSDIAQPRESSEPAARFQLRVVGGQARPEANHAEG
- a CDS encoding response regulator; translated protein: MRKVDTKEGTVLDLNRPTGRGAPVERAMVLVVEDEPRVREVVEAHLTALGYCVVTAASAEAALKLVDRTVPDLVLTDVHMGAMSGVELCARLKADPRFQLVPVILLTGVADLQARVAGLAAGADDFFAKPFDFVELQTRVAALLRVKSLLDQLERAESVITTLALTIEARDPYTGGHCERLARYAVALGQALGVDEPTLKALRLGGYLHDLGKIAVPDGILLKPGPLDREQRKRIQAHPVMGADLIRGLRTLDGVRSIVHHHHEHWDGSGYPDGLAGEAIPLGARIMAAVDVYDALRTARPYKGPLAHAEALSILLRETDAGFWDPRVATTFVEVLEDFGG
- a CDS encoding GAF domain-containing protein, coding for MNPERGHQTAPGPLAPAGGEILALSEAVRLLTGTLDLSEVLQRFTELGQARLGVDVVRIWLWEGASGEVHLKAQAGVTREPGEYRMSLRTGEGLVGWIVEHRLPLVVPDLKVDPRLRNRAWMMAEGLVSFLGVPLLIEDAPVGILAAMSRQPRDFSPEDVALAEALAAPAAIAIRNARLYHQAEERARKLTALSALTRLITSATDSQQVFHAVAQAAATLLGARMARVWVDDPASGGLRARVSFGIDAMAERFMVDLPTIQYGRGVVGSVFESRVAEYVIDVQEDPRFLEPRLAKEAGLHAFAALPLISGERVVGVLAILFDDRRQFAPEEKELMSLLADQAAIAIGNAQLLQELRTGQDRLEALLQVSRQLSRIQALESLLSAIAEACGQLLDSNSVGIRLVEGNELMRVGTWGDAKEAMPVERLKIGESLTGIVAATGEPLLVMDPANDPRLIPEHQEAYRRVGARAFLGVPVKVGERVVGVLSIRTKREEGFSREDLALATAFASQAAVALENARLVKSLQQAVDDLKAAQDHLVRGETLRAVGELASGMAHHLNNLLAVVLGRTQLLLRKLEDPEMRRSLEIVERAALDGAEVVRRVHGFGRMQPVLETGPVDLNHLAREVLELTRPLWQAQAQVRGIQIQAALEAGPIPSVTGDLGSLREVFLNLVFNAIDALPEGGRISVKTRTAGGRVHCTVADTGVGMSEEVRQRVMEPFFTTKGPKSRGLGLSFTYGIIKRHGGEIAIESGPGKGTAVTISVPFAAAAPPPPAAPPAQPSPARILVIDDEPEVRAMLAEILAGQGHTVSEAADGAEGLSMFQAGRHDLVFTDLAMPGASGWQVADQIKAISRGTPVILVTGWLDQQEPATSESRDVDLVLFKPFETEQVATVVSRALARAR